From Carboxydocella sporoproducens DSM 16521, a single genomic window includes:
- a CDS encoding aspartate-semialdehyde dehydrogenase: protein MKKLNVAVVGATGAVGQEILKVLAEREFPINGLKLLASQRSAGKEIQYQGKSYIVEETTHESFQGVDIALFAGGSASKEFARSAAKAGCVVIDNSSAFRLEPDVPLVVPEVNPEDVKWHKGIIANPNCSTIQMVVALNPLHQAAKIKRVVVSTYQAVSGAGIEAIEELTKQTQAVLAGEEYPPQVFPYPIAFNLIPHIDVFEDMDYTKEEWKMVRETKKILHDDNIAVTATTVRVPVYRSHSESINIETERKLTAAEAREILRNSPGIIVVDNVQEKQYPMPLFTSNRDEVFVGRIREDNSLANGLNLWVVADQLRKGAATNAVQIAELLVKYNCI from the coding sequence GTGAAAAAATTGAATGTAGCTGTAGTAGGTGCCACTGGCGCAGTAGGACAGGAGATTCTAAAAGTGCTGGCGGAAAGAGAATTTCCCATCAATGGCCTGAAATTACTGGCATCCCAGCGTTCTGCAGGTAAGGAAATTCAATATCAGGGAAAAAGCTATATCGTAGAGGAGACTACCCATGAATCCTTTCAAGGGGTGGATATAGCGCTGTTTGCTGGCGGCTCTGCCAGTAAGGAATTTGCCCGTTCCGCGGCCAAAGCTGGTTGTGTAGTTATTGATAATTCCAGTGCCTTTCGGCTGGAACCTGATGTACCCCTGGTAGTGCCAGAGGTCAATCCCGAAGATGTAAAATGGCACAAAGGCATTATTGCTAACCCCAATTGTTCCACTATTCAAATGGTGGTGGCATTGAATCCGCTGCATCAAGCTGCTAAAATTAAGAGGGTTGTTGTTTCTACTTACCAGGCAGTTTCTGGTGCCGGAATTGAGGCCATTGAAGAACTAACCAAACAAACTCAGGCTGTACTGGCGGGGGAAGAGTATCCGCCCCAGGTGTTTCCCTATCCAATCGCATTTAACCTGATTCCTCACATCGATGTCTTTGAAGACATGGATTATACCAAAGAAGAGTGGAAAATGGTACGGGAAACCAAGAAAATTCTGCATGATGACAATATTGCTGTTACAGCTACGACTGTACGGGTTCCTGTTTATCGCAGCCATTCCGAATCAATTAATATTGAGACCGAGCGGAAGCTGACTGCGGCTGAAGCCAGGGAAATACTGCGCAATAGCCCTGGTATTATTGTGGTTGATAATGTCCAGGAAAAACAGTACCCGATGCCACTTTTCACTTCCAATAGGGATGAAGTTTTTGTCGGCAGGATCCGGGAGGATAATTCCCTTGCCAATGGTTTAAATCTCTGGGTAGTTGCCGACCAGCTGCGTAAAGGGGCAGCAACAAATGCGGTGCAAATAGCGGAACTCCTGGTCAAATATAATTGTATTTGA
- a CDS encoding dipicolinate synthase subunit B, giving the protein MRLMGKKIGFAITGSFCTFAAVEPVLDQLAQEGAEITLIMSKAAYQTDTKFGKAEDWLNRFSKYCSGPVINEIVTAEPIGPGKLLDLIVIAPCTGNTIAKLANGITDGPVLMATKAHLRNGRPVVIAVSTNDGLGMNAKNIGLLLNSKNIYLVPFCQDNPWQKPNSLVAKMELIPDTIIEALNGRQIQPVLLGPPK; this is encoded by the coding sequence ATGCGTCTCATGGGTAAAAAAATCGGGTTTGCTATCACCGGCTCCTTTTGCACCTTTGCTGCCGTAGAACCGGTACTGGACCAGCTAGCTCAGGAGGGTGCCGAGATCACTCTGATTATGTCCAAAGCGGCATACCAGACGGATACCAAGTTCGGCAAGGCAGAAGATTGGCTGAATCGCTTTTCTAAATATTGTAGCGGTCCTGTAATAAACGAAATAGTCACAGCAGAGCCCATCGGTCCTGGCAAGCTGTTAGACCTGATAGTGATCGCTCCCTGTACCGGCAATACTATCGCCAAGTTGGCCAATGGCATTACCGACGGCCCGGTATTGATGGCTACTAAAGCTCATTTGCGCAATGGCCGCCCGGTGGTCATTGCAGTTTCGACTAATGATGGACTGGGTATGAATGCTAAAAATATCGGATTACTATTAAACAGCAAAAATATCTATCTGGTGCCTTTCTGTCAGGATAACCCCTGGCAAAAACCCAACTCACTGGTGGCTAAAATGGAACTTATTCCTGATACCATTATAGAGGCATTAAACGGGCGCCAAATCCAGCCTGTTTTGTTAGGACCACCGAAATAA
- the dpsA gene encoding dipicolinate synthase subunit DpsA, producing the protein MTPVLNGVTIAVVGGDQRQIILVNALAEMGAILKVIGVPNLKSGPKIIQAASIHEALKDADVLLLPVPGIGDGGRVYAPHLSVPLILTEETLAHLPLRVPILVGVIKKALKQLVARTGHRVIEYMELDDVAIYNSIPSAEGAIQMAMEALPITIHGSNALVIGFGRTGITLARMLKGIGAHTYVAARKQKDLARIYECGYVPVAFAEIDRVLPGMNIIFNTVPALVLDREKLKKVRPDAYILDLASHPGGVDFETAAGLGIKAVLAPGLPGKVAPVTAAQILVEVIPKIIMQELGLTKKGDA; encoded by the coding sequence ATGACGCCTGTATTAAACGGGGTAACCATAGCCGTAGTTGGTGGGGACCAGAGGCAGATTATTCTGGTGAATGCCCTGGCGGAAATGGGGGCGATTTTAAAAGTCATCGGGGTTCCCAATCTTAAATCTGGACCTAAGATTATTCAAGCTGCCAGCATCCACGAGGCTCTGAAAGACGCAGATGTGCTGTTATTGCCGGTACCAGGAATTGGAGATGGCGGCAGAGTTTACGCTCCCCATTTATCTGTTCCTTTAATTTTAACGGAGGAGACGCTTGCCCATTTGCCATTACGGGTCCCAATCCTGGTGGGAGTGATTAAAAAGGCTTTAAAACAACTGGTAGCACGCACTGGTCACCGGGTTATCGAGTATATGGAACTAGATGATGTTGCTATTTACAATTCTATTCCTTCTGCTGAAGGGGCTATCCAGATGGCAATGGAAGCCTTACCGATCACTATCCATGGCTCTAATGCCCTGGTTATCGGTTTTGGCAGGACTGGCATTACTCTGGCTCGCATGCTCAAAGGCATTGGGGCGCATACCTATGTGGCAGCCAGAAAACAAAAAGACCTGGCAAGAATTTATGAATGCGGGTATGTTCCCGTAGCCTTTGCTGAGATCGACAGAGTATTACCTGGTATGAATATTATCTTCAACACAGTCCCAGCTCTGGTGCTGGACAGGGAAAAATTAAAAAAAGTTCGCCCGGACGCATATATTCTGGATTTGGCCTCCCATCCCGGCGGGGTTGATTTTGAAACTGCTGCCGGACTCGGCATAAAAGCCGTACTGGCTCCGGGGCTCCCCGGCAAGGTGGCACCGGTGACAGCGGCCCAAATCCTGGTTGAGGTGATTCCCAAAATCATTATGCAGGAACTTGGATTGACTAAAAAGGGGGATGCCTGA
- the dapB gene encoding 4-hydroxy-tetrahydrodipicolinate reductase has translation MIKVIVNGALGKMGQEVIKAVNSASDLLLVGAVDVRGNKEKIAITDLYVSNDLAETIRSTGADVVVDFTSPENVMGNIHTILANGAKAVVGTTGISQQDLEEIKRWCQQYQTACLVAPNFALGAILMMEFARKAAQYFPDVEIIELHHDQKLDAPSGTAIKTAEAIMTVRGEKAQGHPEEKETIPASRGGNFGGIRIHSVRLPGYVAHQEVIFGGLGQTLTIRHDSISRESFMPGVLLGIRQIYHTQGLIYGLDNFLEL, from the coding sequence ATGATTAAGGTTATAGTTAATGGTGCATTAGGTAAAATGGGCCAGGAAGTCATCAAAGCTGTAAATAGTGCTTCGGACTTGCTTTTAGTGGGAGCAGTAGATGTACGCGGTAATAAGGAAAAAATTGCAATTACAGATTTATATGTAAGCAATGATTTGGCCGAAACTATTCGGTCCACTGGAGCTGATGTAGTGGTCGATTTTACCAGCCCGGAAAATGTGATGGGCAACATACATACCATTTTAGCCAATGGGGCTAAAGCAGTAGTAGGGACGACTGGTATTTCCCAGCAGGACCTGGAAGAGATTAAGCGCTGGTGTCAGCAATATCAAACTGCCTGCCTGGTAGCTCCGAATTTTGCCTTAGGTGCTATCCTGATGATGGAATTTGCCCGAAAAGCTGCCCAGTACTTTCCCGATGTAGAGATAATTGAATTACATCATGATCAAAAACTGGATGCTCCCTCGGGCACAGCCATCAAGACAGCGGAAGCCATTATGACTGTCAGGGGCGAAAAAGCTCAGGGTCACCCGGAGGAAAAAGAAACCATTCCTGCTAGCCGTGGTGGCAATTTTGGTGGGATTAGAATTCATTCCGTACGATTACCAGGGTATGTCGCTCATCAGGAAGTTATTTTTGGCGGTTTAGGCCAGACCCTCACCATTCGCCATGATTCCATCAGCCGGGAGTCCTTTATGCCCGGGGTATTGCTGGGTATTCGCCAGATTTATCATACCCAGGGCTTAATATACGGTTTAGATAACTTTTTGGAACTCTAA
- a CDS encoding YlmC/YmxH family sporulation protein: MRLSELIGKEVINILDGARLGTIGESDVVIDPRTGQIESIILPNRGGMLGFWMDKQYLIIPWPAIKKIGSEVVIVELDNTYPNYQKYAY; the protein is encoded by the coding sequence ATGCGCTTGAGTGAGTTAATTGGCAAAGAAGTAATAAATATCCTGGATGGCGCCAGATTGGGCACCATCGGCGAGTCTGATGTGGTCATCGACCCCAGAACCGGGCAGATAGAATCCATTATTTTACCTAATCGGGGTGGTATGCTGGGGTTTTGGATGGACAAACAATATCTGATTATACCATGGCCGGCGATAAAAAAAATAGGCAGTGAAGTGGTAATTGTAGAACTGGATAATACTTATCCCAACTATCAGAAATACGCCTATTAA
- the dut gene encoding dUTP diphosphatase: protein MAQIKVPLKKVTDLPLDVVPVYMTEGSAGADLIAAIPAPVILEPGQYRLIDTGIAIALPPGYEAQVRPRSGLAAKHGITCLNTPGTIDADYRGEIKVILINHGQQPFTIQPGERIAQLVIAPVVQGQWVITDELPQTERGTGGFGHTGR from the coding sequence TTGGCACAAATAAAAGTCCCCCTGAAAAAAGTTACGGATTTACCACTAGATGTGGTCCCGGTTTATATGACAGAAGGGAGCGCCGGGGCTGATTTAATTGCAGCTATTCCGGCACCTGTTATTTTGGAACCGGGCCAGTACAGGTTAATAGATACCGGGATTGCCATTGCTTTACCCCCCGGTTATGAAGCTCAGGTCCGGCCCAGGAGTGGCCTGGCTGCCAAACATGGTATCACCTGCTTAAATACCCCTGGTACCATCGATGCTGATTATCGAGGTGAGATAAAAGTTATTTTGATCAATCACGGCCAACAGCCTTTTACCATCCAGCCGGGAGAGCGAATAGCCCAGCTGGTAATTGCCCCAGTAGTTCAAGGCCAATGGGTTATAACCGATGAATTGCCTCAAACGGAGCGAGGCACGGGAGGATTTGGTCATACCGGCAGATAA
- a CDS encoding M16 family metallopeptidase: MIEKIVLPNGVRIVYEHLPWVKSVSIGIWVKAGSVSENEQNNGISHFIEHMMFKGTTQRSAKALAEALDAVGGQLNAFTSKEYTCYYAKVLDEYIDIAIDVLTDMFFNSLFATDAIDKERNVILEEIKMYEDTPDDIVHDLLSRALFSGHALGRPIIGTTEIINNIRREDILTYLEQTYRPENTVIAIAGSFEPEYVKNRFTQLFVNWQRENALTVTSQNTFEQQPVLVKTKDIEQVHICLGSYGLAAGDPDIYGLHCLNSLLGGGISSRLFQSIREERGLAYSVYSYTSNYMDTGILGIYAGLTMNNIPQVLTLIKENFEQMLNDLNEEELHRTKQQIKGNFVLGLESASSRMSRLGKLELTLGRITPIEEVLAKIDQVTVEQVKQLGTKFWYQQGWSLAAIGPKGTQEVIESWHK; the protein is encoded by the coding sequence ATGATCGAAAAAATTGTTTTGCCCAATGGTGTACGGATTGTTTATGAACACTTACCCTGGGTAAAATCCGTCTCCATTGGCATTTGGGTTAAAGCTGGTTCTGTATCAGAAAATGAACAAAATAACGGTATTTCTCATTTTATTGAACACATGATGTTTAAAGGAACAACCCAGCGTAGTGCTAAAGCATTGGCAGAAGCTCTTGATGCTGTTGGCGGACAACTAAATGCCTTTACTTCCAAGGAATATACCTGCTATTATGCTAAAGTACTGGATGAATACATTGATATCGCAATTGATGTTCTGACCGATATGTTTTTCAATTCCCTTTTTGCCACAGATGCTATTGATAAAGAACGGAATGTAATTCTGGAAGAAATTAAAATGTATGAAGATACTCCCGATGATATTGTGCATGACTTGCTTTCCCGAGCGCTTTTCAGCGGACATGCTTTGGGTCGTCCGATCATTGGTACAACAGAAATCATAAATAACATCAGACGGGAAGATATTTTGACCTATTTAGAACAAACCTATCGTCCTGAAAACACTGTGATAGCTATTGCCGGTTCTTTTGAGCCAGAATATGTAAAGAATCGTTTTACCCAGTTGTTTGTTAACTGGCAGCGGGAAAATGCCCTAACCGTTACCAGCCAAAACACTTTTGAACAGCAACCTGTACTGGTTAAAACCAAGGATATTGAACAGGTACATATCTGCCTGGGCAGTTATGGTCTGGCAGCAGGAGATCCCGATATTTATGGGCTGCACTGTCTTAATAGTTTACTAGGGGGTGGGATCAGTTCCCGCTTGTTTCAGAGCATAAGGGAAGAACGAGGCTTGGCTTATTCGGTATATTCCTATACCAGTAATTATATGGATACGGGCATACTGGGGATTTATGCCGGCTTGACCATGAATAATATCCCTCAAGTCTTAACTTTAATTAAAGAGAATTTCGAGCAAATGTTAAATGATTTAAATGAGGAGGAGCTCCATCGGACCAAACAGCAAATTAAAGGAAATTTTGTCCTCGGTCTGGAGTCAGCCAGCAGTCGCATGTCCAGGCTGGGTAAGCTGGAACTTACCCTGGGGAGGATTACACCAATAGAGGAAGTACTGGCCAAAATAGATCAGGTTACTGTGGAACAGGTAAAACAGCTTGGTACAAAATTCTGGTACCAGCAGGGGTGGTCATTGGCAGCAATCGGACCGAAAGGTACCCAAGAGGTGATTGAATCTTGGCACAAATAA
- a CDS encoding polysaccharide deacetylase family protein — MLIFLVTIFYNREAAQPVIAKGLVESGPSDKKAVAIMCNVAWGEEYLPPLLKVLKDKNVKITFFVEGQWAQKNGDLVREIVAYGHEVENHGFRHVYPTRLGRRQLIEDITRTAEILRGLTGKPTVYYHPPYRDFNDFVISTAYETGHITVINNIDTIDWQKPAPEIILQRVKRKLRNGGIILIHPTAPTVLALPSLINQIRQEGYEIESIGKLLTNMSS; from the coding sequence TTGCTTATCTTTTTGGTAACTATATTTTATAACAGAGAAGCGGCGCAACCAGTAATTGCCAAAGGGCTGGTTGAATCAGGACCAAGTGATAAAAAGGCGGTAGCTATAATGTGTAATGTAGCCTGGGGGGAGGAATATTTACCGCCTTTATTAAAGGTACTTAAAGACAAAAATGTTAAGATTACTTTTTTTGTGGAAGGGCAATGGGCCCAGAAAAATGGCGACCTGGTAAGAGAAATTGTGGCCTATGGCCATGAGGTGGAAAACCATGGTTTTCGTCATGTTTATCCTACCCGTTTGGGTCGGAGACAACTAATTGAAGATATAACCCGGACTGCGGAAATCCTTCGGGGACTGACGGGAAAACCAACGGTTTATTACCACCCCCCTTATCGTGACTTTAATGATTTTGTTATCAGCACTGCCTATGAAACAGGCCATATTACCGTAATCAATAACATCGATACCATCGACTGGCAAAAACCGGCACCAGAAATAATTTTACAACGGGTAAAGCGTAAACTGCGTAATGGTGGAATAATACTCATTCACCCTACAGCTCCAACAGTTTTAGCGTTACCTTCCTTAATTAACCAGATCCGACAGGAAGGTTATGAGATTGAATCAATTGGAAAATTATTAACAAATATGTCGTCATAA
- a CDS encoding D-alanyl-D-alanine carboxypeptidase family protein — translation MIRKVMFSLCLILFLAVESAHAAQSLQLKAAQAVLYDMDTGLIIWEKKMNKQAHPASLTKIATVLTGLRFGDHKKVVIVSQKAGNLNTGSIIGLKSEDEIKFEDLLKAAMIVSANDATIAIAEATAGDLELFLQLMNGTAYGFGLASTSFTNTHGLSVANHRISPYDLAVWSAMAMRNPEFKALAGMKEAEIMIKRKGEEKKLTLRNTNRLLFSDQGIYGIKTGTTSLAGKCLAGAWDAHGHHFIGIVLNSSERWGDMLKLKRFTEERCTKEIIVDFDQDWQRVRLGGNRPLEFDVISKKRIEVVLPASEKNQIIKRVYINPNIKLPVKAQQPVGKAEFWFGNQFIGRIELYPDRDIITNFWHRKQ, via the coding sequence ATGATTAGAAAAGTCATGTTTAGTTTGTGTTTAATATTGTTCTTAGCGGTGGAAAGTGCTCATGCTGCTCAATCCCTCCAGCTCAAAGCTGCCCAGGCCGTTCTCTATGACATGGATACAGGCTTGATAATCTGGGAAAAAAAGATGAATAAGCAAGCTCATCCCGCCAGCTTGACTAAGATAGCAACTGTCCTGACAGGATTGAGATTTGGCGACCATAAGAAAGTGGTGATTGTATCACAGAAAGCTGGAAATTTAAATACTGGCTCTATCATTGGGCTAAAGAGTGAAGATGAAATCAAATTTGAAGATTTATTGAAAGCGGCCATGATCGTTTCTGCCAATGATGCTACCATAGCGATTGCAGAAGCTACAGCCGGTGACCTGGAGCTGTTTTTACAACTAATGAATGGCACTGCTTATGGTTTTGGGCTTGCTAGTACCAGTTTTACCAACACTCATGGCTTGTCAGTAGCTAATCATCGCATATCCCCTTATGATCTGGCGGTTTGGTCAGCGATGGCAATGCGTAATCCTGAATTTAAAGCCCTGGCAGGAATGAAAGAGGCAGAAATCATGATAAAGCGTAAAGGAGAGGAAAAAAAGCTGACCTTACGCAATACCAACCGCTTACTTTTTAGTGACCAGGGAATTTATGGTATAAAAACCGGTACCACTAGCCTGGCTGGCAAATGTCTGGCTGGGGCGTGGGACGCCCATGGTCATCATTTTATTGGGATCGTGCTAAATAGTTCTGAACGCTGGGGTGACATGTTGAAACTAAAGAGATTTACTGAAGAAAGGTGTACAAAGGAGATTATTGTAGATTTTGACCAAGACTGGCAAAGAGTGCGCCTGGGCGGCAATAGGCCGCTAGAATTTGATGTAATCAGTAAAAAAAGAATAGAAGTGGTGTTGCCTGCCTCCGAAAAAAATCAGATTATAAAAAGAGTATATATCAATCCTAATATTAAGTTACCGGTTAAGGCTCAACAACCAGTAGGAAAAGCGGAGTTCTGGTTTGGAAACCAGTTCATTGGCCGGATTGAGCTTTATCCTGATCGCGATATAATTACGAACTTCTGGCATCGTAAACAGTAA
- a CDS encoding polyribonucleotide nucleotidyltransferase: MERTFQLEVGGRTMSFLTGKLAKQANGAVMAAYGDTRVLVTATCSKEPREGIDFFPLTVDYEERLYAAGKIPGGFIKREGRPGEKAILAARLIDRPIRPLFPEGFRNDVHIVATVMSVDQDHDPRVVALCGASVALTISDIPFNGPIGAVIVGRVDGKLIINPNLEQSEKSDMHIVVAGTKDAVMMVEAAANEVPEDEILEAIMFAHEEIKKIVEFQIQVQTELAVVKREIPLAQPDPEMDQAVRAFIAEEINQAVRIFDKQQRQDTLEELRKKVLEHFQEQYPEREKELEKVFHNILKETVRQMIITEGIRPDGRKLDEIRPIWCEVGVLPRTHGSAIFTRGQTQVLTVTTLGAIGDEQILDDLGVDESKRYMHHYNFPPYSTGEARPLRAPSRREIGHGALAERALEPMIPDEKVFPYTIRLVSEVLESNGSSSMASVCGSTLSLMDAGVPIKRPVSGVAMGLVKEGDIVRVLTDIQGMEDALGDMDFKVAGTEIGVTAIQMDIKIAGIDRQILKMALEQARQGRLYILQKMLETLPAPRKELSPWAPRLIFLTIHPDKIRTVIGPGGKTIKKIIDETGVKIDIEDDGRVFIYAIDQSAGRKAQEMIEELTEEVEVGKTYLGKVVRIVEFGAFVEVLPGKEGLVHISQLSEQRVNKVEDVVSVGDQIPVKVIKIDDLGRINLSRKQAIQEEKQKG, encoded by the coding sequence ATGGAACGAACCTTCCAGTTAGAGGTAGGCGGCAGGACCATGTCTTTTTTGACCGGGAAACTGGCAAAACAGGCCAATGGTGCTGTGATGGCAGCATATGGCGATACTCGGGTCCTGGTTACGGCTACCTGTTCCAAGGAACCCCGGGAAGGGATTGATTTCTTTCCTTTGACAGTAGATTATGAAGAAAGATTATATGCCGCTGGTAAGATCCCAGGCGGTTTCATCAAACGGGAAGGCAGGCCGGGGGAAAAAGCCATTCTGGCTGCCCGTTTGATTGACAGACCCATACGTCCCTTATTTCCTGAAGGTTTTCGCAATGATGTACATATAGTAGCTACTGTAATGTCCGTTGACCAGGATCATGACCCGCGGGTTGTGGCTTTGTGTGGTGCATCCGTTGCTCTAACCATTTCTGACATACCTTTTAACGGACCTATTGGGGCTGTTATCGTTGGCCGCGTTGATGGGAAGCTTATCATTAATCCTAATCTAGAACAATCTGAAAAGAGCGACATGCACATCGTCGTAGCGGGAACCAAAGATGCAGTAATGATGGTGGAAGCTGCTGCCAATGAGGTTCCGGAAGATGAAATTCTGGAAGCCATCATGTTTGCCCATGAAGAAATCAAGAAGATAGTAGAATTTCAGATTCAGGTTCAAACTGAACTGGCAGTGGTTAAACGGGAAATTCCATTGGCCCAGCCAGATCCTGAAATGGACCAGGCAGTCAGGGCATTTATTGCCGAAGAGATCAACCAGGCAGTGCGAATTTTTGACAAACAGCAACGGCAGGATACATTAGAAGAACTGAGGAAAAAAGTGCTAGAACATTTCCAGGAACAATATCCGGAACGGGAAAAAGAGCTGGAAAAAGTATTTCATAACATCTTGAAAGAAACTGTACGGCAGATGATTATCACTGAAGGAATCCGTCCTGATGGCCGGAAACTGGATGAAATTCGTCCTATCTGGTGTGAAGTCGGAGTTTTGCCCAGAACCCATGGTTCTGCTATCTTTACCAGAGGACAGACCCAGGTACTGACCGTTACTACTCTGGGGGCGATTGGGGATGAACAGATTCTGGATGACCTGGGAGTAGACGAATCAAAACGCTATATGCATCATTACAATTTTCCGCCTTATAGCACAGGAGAAGCCAGACCGCTCCGGGCTCCATCCCGACGGGAAATCGGTCACGGCGCTCTGGCAGAAAGAGCTCTCGAACCTATGATACCTGATGAAAAGGTCTTCCCCTATACTATCCGCCTGGTTTCCGAAGTCCTGGAATCCAATGGTTCCAGTTCCATGGCCAGCGTTTGCGGCAGCACCTTGTCCTTAATGGATGCAGGTGTACCTATCAAGCGCCCCGTTTCCGGTGTAGCTATGGGTCTGGTTAAGGAAGGAGATATTGTCCGGGTCCTGACCGATATCCAGGGTATGGAAGACGCTCTGGGGGATATGGATTTCAAAGTTGCAGGTACTGAAATCGGGGTAACAGCCATTCAAATGGATATCAAGATCGCTGGGATTGACCGGCAGATCCTCAAGATGGCTCTGGAACAGGCCCGACAGGGACGGCTGTATATTCTTCAGAAGATGCTGGAGACTTTACCGGCACCCCGTAAGGAGTTGTCACCATGGGCTCCGCGCCTGATTTTCCTGACCATTCATCCGGATAAAATCAGGACGGTGATTGGCCCTGGTGGTAAAACCATCAAGAAAATCATTGATGAAACCGGAGTAAAGATTGATATTGAAGATGATGGCCGAGTCTTCATATATGCAATTGACCAATCTGCTGGTAGAAAAGCACAGGAAATGATCGAGGAACTCACCGAGGAGGTGGAAGTAGGCAAAACTTATCTCGGTAAAGTAGTTCGGATTGTAGAATTTGGCGCCTTTGTCGAAGTTCTGCCCGGTAAGGAAGGCTTAGTGCATATCAGTCAGCTTTCCGAACAGAGAGTCAATAAAGTAGAAGATGTAGTCAGTGTTGGCGATCAGATTCCTGTTAAGGTAATCAAGATTGATGATTTGGGGCGGATCAATCTTTCCCGCAAGCAAGCTATCCAGGAAGAAAAGCAAAAGGGTTAA
- the rpsO gene encoding 30S ribosomal protein S15, whose protein sequence is MALTTEQKQAIIAKYKLHDMDTGSPEVQIAILTERINYLTEHLKVHKKDHHSRRGLLKMVGQRRGLLNYLKEKDFNRYRNIVEQLGLRR, encoded by the coding sequence ATGGCACTCACTACAGAACAGAAGCAAGCTATTATCGCCAAGTACAAACTGCATGACATGGACACTGGTTCTCCTGAAGTGCAGATTGCTATCCTGACCGAGAGAATCAATTACCTGACTGAACACCTGAAGGTTCATAAGAAGGACCATCATTCTCGTCGGGGTCTGCTCAAAATGGTAGGCCAGAGAAGAGGCTTGCTCAACTATTTGAAGGAAAAGGATTTCAATCGTTACCGTAATATTGTTGAGCAACTGGGTCTGAGAAGATAG
- a CDS encoding bifunctional riboflavin kinase/FAD synthetase has product MLILRDLSDLGRDLRGRLVLALGNFDGVHRGHQALLMKTLQLAAQLDAIPGVMTFDPHPLQLLAPQKLPPMILDQKAKLQLLASKGIEVVLVVPFTRIFAELLPRAFFTEVLLEQVGVRGLVVGYNYTFGQGGKGTAETLQELGNVYNVPVEIVPPVTVDGQRVSSSLIRHYIQQGNMEAAATCLGYYPYLAGEVKHGDARGRELGFPTANVAVDRKLVIPAQGVYAVKVRWQEQQWPGVANLGHRPTFYEQGQLGLEVFILNDNVPELYGETIEVEFLKKLRDEKKFTSVAELKEQIKLDIAKARGLFYSPCI; this is encoded by the coding sequence ATGTTGATATTAAGAGACCTGTCTGATCTTGGGCGGGACCTGAGAGGAAGGCTGGTTCTGGCTCTGGGGAATTTTGACGGGGTACACCGCGGCCATCAAGCTTTGTTGATGAAAACTTTACAACTGGCGGCACAGCTGGACGCTATTCCGGGTGTCATGACCTTCGATCCCCATCCCTTGCAATTACTTGCCCCTCAAAAATTACCTCCTATGATTCTCGATCAGAAGGCAAAACTCCAATTGTTGGCCAGTAAAGGGATAGAAGTCGTTCTGGTGGTGCCCTTTACCCGGATTTTTGCTGAACTTTTGCCCCGGGCTTTTTTTACAGAAGTGTTACTGGAACAAGTAGGAGTTAGGGGTCTGGTGGTAGGGTATAATTATACCTTTGGCCAGGGCGGAAAAGGTACTGCAGAAACTTTGCAGGAACTGGGGAATGTCTATAATGTACCGGTAGAAATAGTGCCTCCTGTAACTGTTGACGGGCAGCGGGTAAGCAGTTCCCTGATTCGTCACTATATCCAGCAGGGCAATATGGAAGCAGCGGCAACCTGTTTGGGCTATTATCCCTATCTTGCCGGTGAAGTAAAGCATGGTGATGCGCGGGGGAGGGAACTAGGGTTTCCTACTGCTAATGTAGCAGTTGACAGGAAACTGGTCATTCCGGCGCAAGGAGTTTATGCTGTCAAAGTTAGGTGGCAGGAACAGCAGTGGCCGGGAGTAGCCAATCTAGGACATAGGCCTACTTTTTATGAACAAGGCCAGCTGGGTTTGGAAGTTTTTATTTTAAATGATAATGTGCCCGAGCTTTATGGCGAGACTATCGAAGTGGAATTTCTTAAAAAATTAAGGGATGAAAAAAAATTTACCAGTGTGGCAGAATTGAAAGAGCAAATAAAGCTGGATATTGCCAAAGCTAGAGGCCTTTTTTACTCACCTTGCATATAA